DNA sequence from the Brachybacterium avium genome:
TCTCCGGGGCGCTGGATCCCTCGTCGCTGAGCCTGGAGCTGAACACCGGCCATCTCGCCGAGCGGATCTGGGCGGGACGCGATCTCACCGGTACCGAGGACGACCTGCTCGGCCTGCTGGCCGCCGCCGACCCCGCAGCGCTGCCGGCCCTGTTCCTGGACTGCGGCACCGAGGACCAGCTGCTGGGCATGAACCGGGGGTTCCTCGACGCCGCCCGGCAGCACGAGGTGGAGCTCACCTCCCGCCTGCGCGCCGGCGCGCACACCTGGGACTTCTGGGACCAGGGCATCCAGGACGTGCTGGACTGGCTACCGCTGCGCGGCTGAGCGCAGGACCGCCGCGGCGCGCCGCCGGCACCGACGATCCGCCGGCTCAGCCCGCGACCAGCGCGATCACCAGCAGTCCGAGGTAGAGGGCTACTTCGATCCCGAGGTTCAGCAGGCCGGGGGCTGTGAGGTGTGCGGCCTCCCGTCTCGTCGGCTCGGTGGGAGGGGTCCGCACCAGCAGGCGCCGGCACGCGACCACGACGCCCGCGCTCAGCGCGAGGGTGAGCAGCCACGGCAGCCACCACAGCGCAGCCGGGACGATCCCGATCACCCCGAGGATCGCGAGGATGCTCGCGCCGCCGAGGGCGCGCTGGAGGATCCGCCACGGATGCTGATGGCGTCGGAAGAGGGTCACGACGGCGCTCAGCAGCACGATCGAGAGCACCAGTGCGGACAGCAGCGGCAGCAGACCCAGCACGGTCGTCACAGGGCCACCTCCCCGGTGAGGATGTCCACCGCGAGCGCATCGACGCTGCGGGCGGTGTCGGTGAGGATCACGATCCCTCTGCCGGTCTCCGGCGTGAAGCCCACGAAGGCGGCGAAGCCGCCGGTCATCCCGTTGTGGAAGGTGTGCCAGGTGCCGTCGCCGAAGTCCTCCTGGAACCAGTTCATGCCGTGGCGCCGGGTCGCGCTGGATTCGACCAGGATCTCGGAGGCGGCGGCCGCGCCCGGGGCCGAGCCGTCGAGGGTCCCGGTCAGGTAGGTGGCGAGATCCGCGGCGGTGGAGCGGATGCCGCCCGCCGGGGCGCTGCCGTTCATGGTCCACGGGGCCTGCGGCAGGCCGCTTCTGCCCCGGCCGCGGGTGGCGGACTCCCGGAGGTTCCCGGAGGTGACCGGGGCGTAGGTTCCCTCCAGCCCTAGGGGCTCGAGGACCCGCTGGGCGAGCAGCTCGGCGTACTCGGTCCCGGCCGCACGGGCCAGCAGCTGACCCTGGAGCGCGACGCCGAGGTTCGAGTACGCGAAGCTGCCCCGCTGGGAGAGGGTGCTGTCCAGGGCGTCGCTGATCACCTGCGAGGCGTCGCGGCCCGCGTAGGGGTCCTTGCGCAAGAAGGCGGCGAGCACGGTCCCGGCGAGGCCGCTGCTGGCCAGGCGGGGGAGCCCGGAGGTGTGGGTGGCGAGTTCGGCGAGGGTGACGTCCGCGATCTCGCTGCCCTGCGCCTCCTCGCCGAGCACCTCGGCGACGGTGGTTCCCGTCGTGACCTCGCCGCGGGTGATGGCCTCGGCCAGCAGCGCGCCGGCGAAGGTCTTGGAGACCGAGCCGATCTCGAACTCGTCGGTCGGCCCGGCTCCGAAGCCGGCGAAGCGCGCCTCGCCGGTGCCGTCGAGGTGGGCGATGGCCACTCGACGGTGCCCGTCCAGATGTGGGGCGAGAGCTTCGGTCAGCTGCTGATCTCCCCGGGGGTCTCCGAGACTCGCGGGGCGGGGATTGGTCAGCGCGGACAGTCCGAGGATCCCGACGACAGCGGGGATGCCGACGGTCAGGACGGTGCGCCGACTGGTCGGTCGTGAGCCCGGTGTGCCGCTCGCAGCGGAGTTCTCGGGCGTGTCAGAGGGGGACGAGGTGCCGGTGCCCTCAGCGGGTCGTTCAGGGGGCATGGTCACCCTTTCTCCAGGGCGGTGATGATGGCGAGCAGGGGCACCACGCGCGGCGTGGCCAGGGCCCAGCTGCCGCGGCGCGGCGTGGTCACCCAGCCCCCGCCCTGCAGCGCGGAGAGGTGGTGGTAGGCGACACCCGTCGAGGCCAGCTCCAGTTCGTCCACGAGCTGGGCGACGGTGTGCTCGCCGTCCAGCAGGCGGCGCAGCATCGCCAGGCGCAGGGGGTGGCCGAGCGCCGCGACCGTCTCCGCGTGCTCGGCCCAGTCCGTCGCCAGCAGGTGCTCGGTGGGTCGGCCCCACTGGTACTCGAGGTGCCCGGCACCCACGTCCACCGCCCCGGCGAAGACCACCGCGCCGGGGGCGGGGCAGTGCTCTTTCAGGGAGGTCAGCGCCCAGAACGGATCCTCGACGGGCTCCGCGGAGGACTGCTCGGGGGCGGTCGCGGCCGCGCTCGCCGCAGCACCCGGACGCGGAGGGGACGAGGGGGTGTAGTGGCCGCTCTCGGGGTGCTGCTCCGTGGAGTCGGCCGTGGTGTCGGCGGATTCCAGCGCCGCCACCCGCGCCTCGAGCGCTGCCAATCGGGCGGGGAGGTCCGGAGGGGACGAGTCGGGGTGCGGCGCCATGACGCCAATATATCCGTAAATCCGGAATAACAGAAGACCTGCTCGAGAACTGTCTGGCCGTGCTCGGCAGCGCGTGCCGCCGCGCCCTTCCCCGGAATGCCCGACGGGAGGCGCCCTGCATGCGGCACGATGGACCTCTCAGCACCGGCCGACACCACCTCGTCGGCCTCCGACCATCTCCGGGAGAGACCGTGGCCATCTTCGCCGTCCAGTACACCTACACCGACGATGCGCAGCGCGTCGCCACCTTCCGGCCCGAGCATCGCGAGCACCTCTCCGAGCTGCGCCGGGAGGGGACCCTGCTGCTCGCCGGCGCGCTGGACGGCGATCCGGGCGCACTGCTGATCGTCGTCGCGGACTCCGCAGAGGACGCGCTCGCGAAGCTCGACGGCGACCCCTTCAAGCGCGAGCGCGTCATCGTCGACCGCGACGCGCGCGAGTGGAGCGTGGCGATCGGGGAGCTGCCGGGCGCCTGAGCGGGCACCCCGGGCTCAGGCTTCGCGCCGCTCGGCCTCCTGCAGCTCCATCAGCTCGGCCGCGGTGGCGCGGGGCCGGACCGCCTCGCCGACCAGCACCAGCGGCAGGACCTCGGCGCCGCCGTGCTCGGCCAGCAGCTGCTGGGCCTGCGCGTCGCGATGCACGTTCACCCACACCACGTCCTCGCGCGGCGAACGGAACGCGACCTGGAGCCGCGAGGAGCGCGGATCGCCCGGCGCCCACAGCACGATCGCGGTGCCCACCTCGCGCTGCGCCAAGGCGGTGGCCAGGGGCGTGTGCTCCCCGGCCCGCAGCGGACTGGTCCAGTACGCCATGAACAGCGAGAACAGGGCGACCGCCACGGCGCCTATCCACTGCTCGGCCAGGATCAGCACGACGGCCAGCAGCAGGCCGCCCACCAGCAGCAGGGCGGGTCGGAGCCAGGCTCGAGCCGGGACCCGTGCGGGTCGCGAACTCTGGCCGCCCGTGCTCGGCTCGTCGGCGCTCAGATCATCACCGCCGTGGCCAGGCGCTCGGTGGTCTCGGCCACCAGCGCATCGCGCAGGGCGCCCACGGCCGGGATGGCCAGTGCGCCGCGCCGGTTCAGCAGGCCGATCATCCGGTTGTCCAGGTCCGGGATCGCCCGCACCACCACATCGGCCGACGGCGCCGCCTCCAGGGCGGTCTCCGGCATCAGCGCCACCCCGCCGCCGTGCATGATCAGCTGCTGGACCACGATCGTGTCATCGGTGGAGTGGCGCACCTGCGGGGAGAAGCCCGCCCGACGCGCGCTGGAGAGCAGGTTCGCGCGGCAGCGCTCGCAGCCCGCGATCCAGGGATCCTTCGCGAGGTCGCCGAGGGTGAGGTCGGGGTCCTCGGCCAAGGGGTGGTCGCGCGGCAGCACCGCCATCACCCGGTCCTCCATCAGCGCGGTCCACTCCAGGGTGCCCTCGTCCCCGATGTCGGAGCAGGGGTAGCGGAACACCAGAGCGAGATCGAGTTCGCCCTCGCGCAGCGCGATCACCGCGTCCGGCGGCTCGAGCTCGGAGAAGGTGACGTCCAGCTCCGGCGCCGTCTCGGTCAGCCGGTTCAGCACGGGTGGCAGCAGCATCGCCGCGGCCGACGGGAAGGTCCCGAACTTCACCGTGCCGCGGCGCAGGGCGGTGATGTCGGCGAGCTCCTCCTCGGCGGCGTGCAGCTGCGCCGCGATCGCCTCGGCATGGGCGGCGAGCCGGCTGCCGGCCTCCGTCGGCGTGATCCCGGCGGAGGAGCGCAGCAGCAGCTGCGTGCCCACCTCCTTCTCCAGCGCCGCGAGGTGCTGGGAGACCGCAGGCTGGGTCCAGCCCAGCTCGCGGGCGCCGGCGCCGATCGAGCCGTTGCGCACCACGGTGCGGAAGATGAGCAGGCGACGAGGATCCATGCCCCCATGGTAGGCGCAGGTGGCAAGCCAGGCTTATGGGTTCGGGCACACCGCTCCGGTGCCGGGATCAGGGTGTGGTGGCGGCAGGCTCCCCCGGATAGGTGCCGATGCTCCACAGGTTCCCCTCCGGGGAGGCGATCGTGACGTCCCGGCCTCCGTGCTCCGGTGCGCGCAGCGGCTGCACGATCCGGGCCCCGGCGCCCTTCGCGCGCTCGACGAGGGCGTCGAGCTCGGCGTCATCGATCACCAGGTAGGCGCCGAGCGTGCCGGGCTCACGCCGGTACTCGCCGTCGGGCTTGTGGGTGCCGAGCATGACCGCGCCGCCGCCGGGCCAGTCCAGCTGGGCGTGCGCGATGGCCTCGCCCTCTCCAGGGACCACCAGGGTCTCGACGAATCCGAGCACCTCGCACAGGAAGCGGATCTCGCCGCGGGCGTCGAGGGCCTGGAAGGCGGGGAAGACGCCGACGTGGGGCTCGGGGCTGTTGGTGGTGTGCGGGCTGCCGGTGGTGTCCATGGCTCAATCCTGCGCCGTGCCGTGGCCGCCGGCTTGAAGGTTTCGGCGCTCCTCGCAGATCCACCGGCTCGGAGTCGTGCCCGTGAAGCGGCCGAACTCCCGGGTCAGGTGGGCGTGGTCCGCGTAACCGCACTCCGCGGCGATACCCGACAGGTCCGGGGAGCGCCCGGCGTGGACGGCGCCGGCGATCCTCCCCAGTGCGGCCTCGAACCGGGCGAGCCGGGCCGCGCTCTTGGGCCCGATCCCGAACTCGCGGGTGAACTCGGTGCGCAGCTGCCGCGGGGAGAGCAGCACCCGGCGGGCGAGGGCCTCCACCGCGATCCGGCCGCGGGAGGTGAGCAGCAGGCGCCACGCCTCGGCGAGCTCCGGGCGGAGCTGCCCGGCTCCGGCCGGCGCGGCATCGCACCGGGCGCGGAAGTCGCCGGCGATCCGCTCCAGGCGCTCCGGCCCTGCGGCCATCCCGCCGATCTGCTCCCACAGGTCCCGCCCGGCGCGGCCCAGCACCGCAGCGCCGTCGAAGCCGCCGACGAGATCGGCGGCCCGCACCCCGCACAGCAACCGAGCAGCGCACGGATCGAGCTGCAGCTGGATGCCCTCCTGGTGCGTGGGCTGCTCGATGAGCACCGGCGCGGTGTGCAGACCGGCCAGGACCAGTTCCGCCCGCGGTCCGAGGATCGCCCCGTCCTCAGGACGGATCCCGGGGGCCGCCCCGGCGGCGGCGATCTCCTGCAAGCCCACCACCGGGCCGTCCAGGCTGAAGATCGTGGTGAGAGTGGTGCTCGGCAGGCCGCGGTGCACCCCCGGCTCCAGGCCACTGGCCCGGTAGATCGAGCCGCTGCGCACGCCGGGCACCGCACCGTGCGCCACGCTGGTGAACTCGAGCGTGGCGGGCGGCGCGGCCGGGGTACTCACCCTGACAGCCTGGCCGCGATCACCGCGCCGGGCAAGAGGGGGCTCGTCGGCTCATCGCTGGCCGCTGCTCCCGCGCGGCGGGCAGACGCGTGCTGGAACCGGTGCGAGGCCCCATCATCGGTCCCCAGCGTGCACTTGTCGGCCTCGAGACCGAGCAGAGCGGCTGCTCGTCACCCCACCGGCAGCCCCAGGTTCTCCCGCAGCGTCGAGCCGGCGTACTCGGCCGGATACACGCCGCGCTCCTGCAGGCGAGGGACCAGCTCGTCCACGATGTCGTCGAGACCGGAGGGGATCAGCCAGGGGGTGATGTTCAGCCCGTCGATCGCTCCCAGCCGGGCGAACTCCACCAGACGGTCGGCGACCGTGTCGTAGCTGCCGGTGAAGGTGCCGCGGCGGGCCCCGGCCCGCGCCCGCGCGAACTCGAGGATCGACTGGCCCTTCTCCGCGGCCTCCTCGCGCCAGGTACGGGTGAGCTGCTCGGCGTCGGCGAACTGGAAGCCGGCCCCGCGGGTCACCCCCGATTCGACCACCTCCGGCGGCACATCCGGCAGCGGACCATCGGGATCGAACGCCGACAGGTCCCGGCCCCAGTACTGCTCGAGCAGCGCCAGCGCCTGCTCCGGGCCGATCTGCTGGTCCCGCACCCAGCGCACCTTCTCCGCGGCCTCCGCCTCGGTGGCGGCCAGGATGATCTCGGCCCCGGGCAGGATCTTCACGCTCCCGGGATCACGACCCGCGGCGAGGGTCCGTTCGACGATGCCGCGACGGAAATCGACCGCGGCCTCGAGCGTGCCGTGCGGGGAGAAGACGACGTCCGCGGTGCGGGCGGCGAAGTCCTGTCCCGCCGGGGAGGCCCCGGCCTGGAACAGCACCGGACGCCCCTGCGCCGAGGCAGGCAGATCGCCGTGGGCGCGCACCGCGTAGTGGGCACCGTCGTGCGCGATCTGCTCCCCGCGCCAGAACTGCTCGGCGACCCGCACGAACGCCTCGGCATGCACATACCGGTCAGCATGGTCGAGGTAGCCGCCGCGGCGGAAGTTCTCCCCGGTCCAGGCGTTGTCGGTGGTGACGACGTTCCAGCCGGCCCGGCCCCCGGAGAGCAGGTCGAGGGTCTGCAGGCGTCGGGCGAGGTCGACCGGATCGTTGAAGGTGGTGTTCTGGGTGGCGACCAGCCCGATGCGCTCCGTGACGCCGGCCAGCGCCGCGAGCAGGGTCTGCGCATCGGGACGACCGGCCACGTCCAGCTCGAAGGGGACCCCGCGGTGCTCCCGCAGCCGCAGCCCCTCCCCGAGGAAGAACGCCGCGAACCGCCCGCGCTCGGCGGTGCGCGCCAGTGCCTCGAACGATTCCCATGCCACCTGGTCCCCGCTGGCAGGCAGGCGCCAGATGGTCGAGGAGTTCACGCCCTGGAAGAACACGCCGAAGGCGAGCTGCCCGGTGGGGGCGTGGGCGGGGTGGAGCGGATGCGCGGCCGGGCCGGTGGCCAGGGCGGCGGCCTCCGGGGAGAGCGGTGCCTGCGTGTGGGCGGTGGTCATGCGGACTCCTCGCGGATCTGGCGGGCGCGGTCGCTGCGCCGCGCAGGGTCGGGGCGGAACGGCGCGGCGGGCAGGCCGAGCCGGGTGCGGAGCGTGCGCCGCGGAACAGGGGCCGGGGCCACGAGTGCCCGGGATCGCAGCGCGGCGGCGAGCTGCGCGACGGTGCCCAGTGGGTCGGCCTCCAGATCCAGACCCACCAGGCGCACCAGCCGCACCGGGCCGGCGGATTCGATCCGGGCGGCGAGCTGTCGGGTGCGGGCCCCGCCGGAGACGTCGAGGTCCAGCGCCCGCCCGTCGGCCAGCTCCGCGGCCGTGCGCTCGCCGACGGCCGCCCGGTCCGTATCCGCGACCAGCACCGGGAGCAGCCCCTGCGGGGAGCGGGGCGTGATCGCCGGACCGCGCAGCGAGAAGGTCTCGGCCTCGATGTCGGCGTACTGAAGGCGAGCGGCGTCGACGTACACGCCGCGCTCCGTGTCGCGCACCACGGCATCCGGCGCCCAGCTGTCCCACACCGCGCGCACGGCCGTGAGCACGTCGGCCGCCTCGCGTGCGGTCGCCTCCAGGCCGAGCACCTCTCGGCCGACGGCCGCGGGGACGGCCGGGTCGGTCTCCGCCTGCAGCAGCCACCCGGCCCGGCCATGGCTGAGGTGGTCCAGGCTCATCAGCTGCGTGGCCAGATGGAACGGCTCCACGTAGATCGCATCGGTGCGGGGCAGCAGGCCGAGCTCGCTGGTCAGCGGTGCCAGGTGGGCGGCGACGTGGATCGGGTGCAGGCCGCCGTCGCTGAGGGTGAGGGCGCCGGCGCCGGCCTCCTCGAGCCCTCGGGCGAGGCCGGCCAGGCCTGACAGCAGGGACGGGTCGGTGACCAGGTCCACGGCGAGGACGGGCAAGGGCTGGGTGGGACCGGCGCTGCGGGTCCCGGCCGACGGGGCAGGGCGGGCGACGGTGGTGCTCACGGGTTCTCCTTCGTGTGGGGGCGGGATTCGGTGAGGGCCTCTTCGCTCAGCTGCCAGCGCTCGAGGACCTGGGCGTAGGTGCCGTCGGCCATCAGGGCGTTCAGCGCTGCGGCGTAGGGGGCGGCGAGGCCGCTTCCGCCGGCGAAGGTTCCCGCGACCAGGGTCTCGTCGGGCCAGCCGGCGTTGATCCGGCCCTGCAGCTCGAAGTCGTCGCGGTGGGCGGCGATGAAGCTCAGGGAGGCGAAGGGGGAGATAAACCCGTCCACCCTCCCGGAGCCGAGGGCGAGCAGGGTGTCGGCGTTGGTGGAGTAGTTCTTCAGCTCGGCCGGTGCCTTGCCCGCGGCCTCCAGCTCGGCGTTCCAATCGGTGAGGATCCGCTCCTGGTTGGTGGCGGCGCCGACGGCGATGACGCGGCCGCTGAGGGAGTCGGCATCCTCCAGCCAGAAATCCGCTCCCTTCCGGACCAGGAACGACATGAAGGCCGCGCGGTAGGAGGCGAAGTCGAACTTCTCCAGCCGCTCGGCGTTGACGCCGATGTTCGCGTGGACCACGTCGAACTCCCCGGCCTCGAGCTTCAGCGGCCAGTTGTCCCAGGTGGTCAGCTTCAGCTCGAACTCGAGGCCGAGCTTGTCGGCCACGATCCGGGCGATGTCGATCTCCGAGCCGATGTAGGTCTGGTTGTCATCGGCCAGGAAGGACAGCGGCGCGCTGGAGGTGCCGTTGATGCCCACCCGCAGCACGCCGGATTCGGCGATCTCCGACGGCAGCAGCGCGGCGACCTCCTCGTCGGCGGTGGCACGGATCAGCTCCTGCGTGCCGGAGGTGTCGATGCCGCCCGCGCTCGCGCCGCCGCCGTCGGACGCCGTGGAGCCGTCGGCCCCGCCGGATCCGACGGAGGCTGCGGGCGCGGGGTCCGAGCAGGCGGCCAGCAGTGAGGCGGGCAGCAGCAGTCCGGAGGCCGCGAGGGCGCGGCGGGAGAGCAGATGACGGGTCATGTTTGGTCCTCGAGATGGTGGTGGGGCGGCAGGTGGGCGGGCGCGGGCCGGGCGGGGCCTCGACAGCCGGCCGCGGCGAGTGGATGGGTCGGGTGCTGGCGTGTGCGCGACCTGTACGGGGACACCGGCATGCTCATCGCTCAGCCGCCGGTACCTGACCCTCGGCCGACGAGGACTGCTCGCCGGTGCGGACCGTGGCCAGGAACGATCGGGTGCGCTCGTGGCGCGGCGCGTCCAGGACCTCCGCCGGAGGGCCCTGCTCGATGATCCGGCCGTGGTCCATGAAGACCACGGTGTCGGCGACGTCGCGGGCGAAGGGGATCTCGTGGGTGACGATGACGAGGGTGGTGCCCGCCCGGGCGAGGGAACGGATCACCGCCAGCACCTCCTCCACCAGCTCGGGATCCAGGGCGCTGGTGGGCTCGTCGAACAGCAGCACCTTCGGCTCCAGGGCGAGGGCGCGGGCGATCGCGACCCGTTGCTGCTGGCCGCCGGAGAGCTGGCGCGGATAGACCTGCTCCTTGTCGGAGAGGCCCACCAGGTCCAGCAGCTCCCGGGCCCGGGCCTCGGCCTCCCGCCGGGGTACGCCGAGGGCGCGTCGCGGCGCCTCGGTGATGTTGCCCAGCGCCGTCATGTGGGCGAAGAGGTTGAAGCCCTGGAACACCATGCCGATCGCGGTGCGCTGGCGCAGCACCTCCCGCTCGTGCAGCTCGTGCAGCAGGTCCCCGTCCCGGCGGTAGCCGATCACGTCGCCGTCCACGCTGATCAGCCCCCGGGTGACGGGCTCCAGGTGATTGATCGTGCGCAGCAGCGTGGACTTCCCCGAGCCCGAGGGGCCCAGGATCACGGTCACGGAGCCGGGCGTGATCCTCAGGTCGATGCCGCGCAGCACCTCGAGCTCCCCGAAGGATTTGTGGACGCCGCGGATCTCGACCAACCCGCCGTGCGGGGCCGCGGCCAGGGTGTCGACGGCAGATTCGGCGGGGACGGAACGCTCCCCGGGCGGGGTGGGGTGATCGGGACGGTGCGGGCTGGTCAGCGTGCTCATGCGGCGGCTCCTCTCGGAGCGGGGCGGAGGCGGTCCAGACGGGCGCGCAGCGCCTGCAGCGGGGTGGGCGGCAGGGTGCGCACCGCCCCCTTGGAGTAGTGGCGCTCGATGTAGTACTGGCCGATGGACAGCGCCGAGGTGATCACCACGTACCAGAGCGTCGCCACCAGCAGCATCGGCAGCACCTGCTGGGTGCGTCCGTAGATCAGCTGGATGGTGAAGAACAGCTCCGCATGGGCGAGCACGTAGACGATCGAGGTGCCCTTGACCAGGCCGATGATCTCGTTGAAGGCGGGCGGGAGGATCGCCCGCATCGCCTGGGGCAGCACGATCCGCAGGGAGCGGTCCCGGGCGGGGATGCCGAGGGCGCTGGCGGCCTCGAGCTGGCCCTGGTCGACCGAGAGGATGCCGCCGCGGATCATCTCCGCCGCGTACGCCGCCTGGTGCAGGCCGAGCCCGAGCACGGCCGCGAGCAGCGGGGTCATCAGATCGCTGGTGCGGGCCTCGAAGAGGGCCTGCCCGGTGAAGGGGATCCCCAGCCGCACCTGCTCGTAGAGGTAGCCGAGGTTGTACCACAGCAGCAGCTGCACCAGCAGCGGGGTGGAGCGGAAGATCCAGGAGAACGTCCAGCTCACCGATGAGATCAGAGCGGACTTCGACAGTCGCATGAGGGCCAGGGTGAGCCCCAGGCCGAAGCCGACGGTGCCCGCCAGGACGGTGAGCTTCAGGGTCTCGACCAGCCCGCGGAGGATCGACTCCGCGAAGAACCACTGGGCGACCACGCCCCACTCCCAGCGCGGGTTGGTGACGAAGGAGTACAGCACCGCGGTGACGACCAGGGCCACCCCGATCGCGAGCACCACCCGGCCCGGATGTCGGGCAGGCACCACCCGCAGGTGCGAGAGGTCCTCCGGCGGGGCCTGCCGCGGCGGGCACGGCATCTCCCGGTCTCCCGTCGCCGGGGCATGGCCGGCGGCCGGCGTGGCCTCGGGCATGCGGCGGGTGGTCTCGGGAGAGACGACGGAGGAGGTCATGAGGTGCCTTCCGTGACGGGGGATGAACCGAGGATCGGTCCACGCTTGCAGTCACCGAGGTTATAAGTGAATCTAATGGGGATGCAAGGCGAGCGCTATGACTCGTCATGGTTCGACACAGAAGCACCCAGAAGGGATCCCGACGGATGAACTCCTCGATCACGGCAGTGAGCACCCGCCTCGTCCTCGTCGGCGGCGGTCCGCGGGCGATCGGCGTGCTCGAGCGGCTCAGCGCGAATGCCCGCTCGTCCGCGCAGGCCGACGCCCTGCGGCAGCTGCCCCTGCATGTGGACATCGTGGATCCGCATCTGCCTGGAGCCGGGCGCATCTGGCGGGCCGACGAGAGCCCCCTGCTGCTGATGAACTCCCGCGCCGCCGACGTCTCGATCTTCCCCGACGAGACCGTCCGCTGCGAGGGTCCGATCACGGCTGGTCCCTCCCTCGCCGAGTGGGCCGACGGGATCCGCCGCGGCCGGATCACCGCCCCCACCGCCGGCACCGCGCGCCTGGCCGAGATCGAAGCACTGCAGGCCACGGACTTCGCGAGCCGCCGGGTGCAGGCGCTCTACCTCGAATGGTTCTTCGGGCAAGTGCTCGCCGCGCTGCCGGAGGCCGTCAGCGTCACCATCCACCGCACCACGGCGACCGCTGTGCACCCCGCCGCGCGCGCTGCTGTGCACCCCGCTGCGGATCCGGCCGTCGGCGACCGCAGTCCCCAGGGCTGGGTCGTCGAGCTCGAGGACCGCGCACCGCTGAGCGCGGATCTGCTGCTGCTGGCGGCCGGGCACACGGATTCCCGTCCCGCGGCGAGCAGCCACGAGCTGGCCGCCTTCGCCCGCCGCCACAGCGGCACCTATCTCCCGCCCGCGCAGGCCGGCGATACTGCGCTGGAGCTCCTGGCCCCCGGCGAGGACGTGATCGTGCGCGGCATGGGACTGGCCTTCATCGACCTGATGGCGCTGCTCACCGAAGGGCGCGGCGGCCGCTTCGTGTCGGCTCCGCTGCCGGGGGAGCCCGGGCGGCTCCGCTACCACCGGTCCGGGCGTGAACCCCGGCTGTGGGTGGGCTCGCGCCGCGGCGTGCCCTACCACTCGAAGGTCCGCGACGAGGGGGAGCCGGCCGGCCCGGGCGACCTCGTGCACGTCACCGCCGCGGCCCTCGCCGCCCGGGAGGACGCCGAGGGCCGGCTCGACTTCCGCACCGACGTGGTCCCGCTGATCGCCGCCGAGATCCGCCGCTGGGGAGTGGACGCCCCCGCCGCCGCGCCGGGCGATGCCCCCCTGGCCTGGCTCGACGACCCGCTGTCAGAGCTCCACGGCGACGCGCACCCGCAGGTCACCCGCGACGCGGTGGTGCACCACATCGAGCAGGACCTGCGCGCCCGCACCCAGGGGGACACCTCCTCGGCCCGCGCCCTGTTCCAGCTGCTGCTGCGCCTGCACGGCGTGCTGGTGGACCA
Encoded proteins:
- a CDS encoding serine hydrolase domain-containing protein — its product is MPPERPAEGTGTSSPSDTPENSAASGTPGSRPTSRRTVLTVGIPAVVGILGLSALTNPRPASLGDPRGDQQLTEALAPHLDGHRRVAIAHLDGTGEARFAGFGAGPTDEFEIGSVSKTFAGALLAEAITRGEVTTGTTVAEVLGEEAQGSEIADVTLAELATHTSGLPRLASSGLAGTVLAAFLRKDPYAGRDASQVISDALDSTLSQRGSFAYSNLGVALQGQLLARAAGTEYAELLAQRVLEPLGLEGTYAPVTSGNLRESATRGRGRSGLPQAPWTMNGSAPAGGIRSTAADLATYLTGTLDGSAPGAAAASEILVESSATRRHGMNWFQEDFGDGTWHTFHNGMTGGFAAFVGFTPETGRGIVILTDTARSVDALAVDILTGEVAL
- a CDS encoding ArsR/SmtB family transcription factor; amino-acid sequence: MAPHPDSSPPDLPARLAALEARVAALESADTTADSTEQHPESGHYTPSSPPRPGAAASAAATAPEQSSAEPVEDPFWALTSLKEHCPAPGAVVFAGAVDVGAGHLEYQWGRPTEHLLATDWAEHAETVAALGHPLRLAMLRRLLDGEHTVAQLVDELELASTGVAYHHLSALQGGGWVTTPRRGSWALATPRVVPLLAIITALEKG
- a CDS encoding YciI family protein encodes the protein MAIFAVQYTYTDDAQRVATFRPEHREHLSELRREGTLLLAGALDGDPGALLIVVADSAEDALAKLDGDPFKRERVIVDRDAREWSVAIGELPGA
- a CDS encoding LysR family transcriptional regulator, with the translated sequence MDPRRLLIFRTVVRNGSIGAGARELGWTQPAVSQHLAALEKEVGTQLLLRSSAGITPTEAGSRLAAHAEAIAAQLHAAEEELADITALRRGTVKFGTFPSAAAMLLPPVLNRLTETAPELDVTFSELEPPDAVIALREGELDLALVFRYPCSDIGDEGTLEWTALMEDRVMAVLPRDHPLAEDPDLTLGDLAKDPWIAGCERCRANLLSSARRAGFSPQVRHSTDDTIVVQQLIMHGGGVALMPETALEAAPSADVVVRAIPDLDNRMIGLLNRRGALAIPAVGALRDALVAETTERLATAVMI
- a CDS encoding VOC family protein, coding for MDTTGSPHTTNSPEPHVGVFPAFQALDARGEIRFLCEVLGFVETLVVPGEGEAIAHAQLDWPGGGAVMLGTHKPDGEYRREPGTLGAYLVIDDAELDALVERAKGAGARIVQPLRAPEHGGRDVTIASPEGNLWSIGTYPGEPAATTP
- a CDS encoding helix-turn-helix domain-containing protein, with amino-acid sequence MSTPAAPPATLEFTSVAHGAVPGVRSGSIYRASGLEPGVHRGLPSTTLTTIFSLDGPVVGLQEIAAAGAAPGIRPEDGAILGPRAELVLAGLHTAPVLIEQPTHQEGIQLQLDPCAARLLCGVRAADLVGGFDGAAVLGRAGRDLWEQIGGMAAGPERLERIAGDFRARCDAAPAGAGQLRPELAEAWRLLLTSRGRIAVEALARRVLLSPRQLRTEFTREFGIGPKSAARLARFEAALGRIAGAVHAGRSPDLSGIAAECGYADHAHLTREFGRFTGTTPSRWICEERRNLQAGGHGTAQD
- a CDS encoding LLM class flavin-dependent oxidoreductase, with the protein product MTTAHTQAPLSPEAAALATGPAAHPLHPAHAPTGQLAFGVFFQGVNSSTIWRLPASGDQVAWESFEALARTAERGRFAAFFLGEGLRLREHRGVPFELDVAGRPDAQTLLAALAGVTERIGLVATQNTTFNDPVDLARRLQTLDLLSGGRAGWNVVTTDNAWTGENFRRGGYLDHADRYVHAEAFVRVAEQFWRGEQIAHDGAHYAVRAHGDLPASAQGRPVLFQAGASPAGQDFAARTADVVFSPHGTLEAAVDFRRGIVERTLAAGRDPGSVKILPGAEIILAATEAEAAEKVRWVRDQQIGPEQALALLEQYWGRDLSAFDPDGPLPDVPPEVVESGVTRGAGFQFADAEQLTRTWREEAAEKGQSILEFARARAGARRGTFTGSYDTVADRLVEFARLGAIDGLNITPWLIPSGLDDIVDELVPRLQERGVYPAEYAGSTLRENLGLPVG
- a CDS encoding LLM class flavin-dependent oxidoreductase, with amino-acid sequence MSTTVARPAPSAGTRSAGPTQPLPVLAVDLVTDPSLLSGLAGLARGLEEAGAGALTLSDGGLHPIHVAAHLAPLTSELGLLPRTDAIYVEPFHLATQLMSLDHLSHGRAGWLLQAETDPAVPAAVGREVLGLEATAREAADVLTAVRAVWDSWAPDAVVRDTERGVYVDAARLQYADIEAETFSLRGPAITPRSPQGLLPVLVADTDRAAVGERTAAELADGRALDLDVSGGARTRQLAARIESAGPVRLVRLVGLDLEADPLGTVAQLAAALRSRALVAPAPVPRRTLRTRLGLPAAPFRPDPARRSDRARQIREESA
- a CDS encoding transporter substrate-binding domain-containing protein, translated to MTRHLLSRRALAASGLLLPASLLAACSDPAPAASVGSGGADGSTASDGGGASAGGIDTSGTQELIRATADEEVAALLPSEIAESGVLRVGINGTSSAPLSFLADDNQTYIGSEIDIARIVADKLGLEFELKLTTWDNWPLKLEAGEFDVVHANIGVNAERLEKFDFASYRAAFMSFLVRKGADFWLEDADSLSGRVIAVGAATNQERILTDWNAELEAAGKAPAELKNYSTNADTLLALGSGRVDGFISPFASLSFIAAHRDDFELQGRINAGWPDETLVAGTFAGGSGLAAPYAAALNALMADGTYAQVLERWQLSEEALTESRPHTKENP